The genomic interval GGGGGTTGGCGAGGCGGCTGTCGAGGCTATTCTGAGGTCGCGGAAGGCGGAGGGAGCGTTTGAAGATCTGTGCGATTTGATTTCTCGAATGCGAGGAGCGAGCGGCGCGAATCGGGCGACCTTGGAGGCGTTGATCAAAGCGGGCGCGCTGGACAGTTTGCATCCCAATCGCGCTCAGACGCTGCGTTGTTTGGATTCGGCGCTGGCTTATGCCGAGCAACGAGCCAAGCAGGCAATAAGCGGGCAGGAGAACCTGTTTGGCGAGGCCGATCCGGACGCGGGATTGGGCAAGCCGGACTTTGCCGACGGAGAAGAAGCGCCTTTGATGGAGAAGTTGGCGCTGGAGAAGGAGTATCTGGGCATCTATCTGTCGGATCATCCCTTGCGCCCTTATCGCCGCCAGCTGGCGCGGATTGCCACTTCGATCGATCTGTTGACCGAGGACGACGATAAGGTTACGATCGCAGGCATCATAACGGGCATAAGAGAGATCAATTTGACGCGAAAGGGCGAGGGGGATGAGCGGCCGGCGCGAATGCGGATCATGACCTTGGAGGATTTGACGGGATCGATCGAGGTTTCCGTGTCGGGCAAGATTCTGGAGGCCAGCGGCGGCTGTATCGAGAGGGAGCGAATGGTGATCGTAACGGCGCGGCCCAACAACCGGGAGTTTGGCCGACAACAGGAGCCACGGGAAGAAGAAGCGGTCGGCAGGCTGAGAGAGTTGCGGGCGGTCGAGGTGCGGCCATTCGAGCCGTCTGCGCCGGATGCGGAGGTCGAGGAGCCTGCGGGCTATGTGAACGTGAAAGTGCGTCGGGCGACCCACAGGCTGTTGCGCGAGGCGCGAGAGTCGCTCTCGCAGATGCCGGGGCAGTTGGCCGTACGGTTTCAGGTGGAGCCGATTTCGAGATGGGTGGAGACGGAACTGAGGGTCGATACGGCTGCCGTGGAGATGCTTCAAGAGAAGTTTGGCGCAGATAGGGTGGAGGTGGAAGTTAGTTAAATCGCCCAAACCAACTTTAGGCTGATTCGGCTTTCGAAGCGTCTTGCGTTCGGGTCGCCGATGATCAGATAGGTTTCTTGTCCTGCGAAGCCCGAACTTCGATAGGCCAGGTAGAAGTTGTAATCGCCGTCGCGGTAAACCGCCCGCCCCGTGATCGCTCGCTTAGAGTCGATTTCCCAGCCCAGAGTCAAGATGTGCTGTTCCGTACGACCGGCAAGGCTTAGAACAGAGCCGCTATAGTTCGCGTCCACCCGGCCAAACAGACGGCGATTGAAAGACGCCGAGACGAATGTGGACGGCTTGTCGTCTCTCTTGCCGGTCGATACGAACACAGACCAGCGCCGGGTGCGATCCGACGAGCGGTTGGTGTAGCCGAAGGAGCCTATGCGATCGCGCGCGCCCTCAAAGGTCGTCAGAGAAAAACCAGCGGACCAACGTTCGTCGCTACGGACAATGATGGAGCCGTCTATGCTGATCGTCTCGGTAAAGGGAGAGCCGTCCATGCGGCGATACTTGGCCGCATAGAGCGAGGCCGTCTGCCGCGTCGTCCAACTTTGTCGAAACTCGTCCTCGTACTCTGCAAACAGATAGGAGCCTTTCTTGTCGTCAAATTCGATAAGGCCAAGCGGCGGGCGAAAGCCCTTGTCGATGCTGGTCGCTCGTGCCACAGCGAACAACTTGGGGATGGCATAGGCCAATCCGTAGCTGCTGGCTTCGGTTCGGACGCCGTTTATTGCGAGCCGACTGACCTCGGCAGCTGCGATGTAGTTTCCTTGATTCCTCTCGATTCGAAAGCCTGAGTTTTCTGCTTCGGTCGAACCGTGACGAGTTAAGTAGACATTCGCGTTTCCGTGTTGACCGAACGACAAGCCCAAATTGACGACCGCATTGTCTTCTTTCCCTTGGCCAAAGGTAACCAAACTGCCGATGGAAAAGTCTCGCCCAATGCGTCCGAACGCTTTGCCTCCCGCATCGAAGTCGCGTATGCGCTGGGAGTAGAACATCCGCCCGATGGCGTGCTCGTCCGTCAAGTCCAAGTAATCCTCGCCTTCTTCGAAAAAAGGTCTAACGTCGTCGACAAAGCGTTCGGACCGACTGAACTGGATGCCTTCGATCTGGCCCTCGATATTGCGAAAGTCGGGATTGAGCGTTACCATCCCGATCAGGCCATTTTGCAGCGAATGCTTGACGTCCAGCCCAGCGGGCGCGCTCTCTGTGCCGCCTTTCTGTCGAAGTTCAGGCGCAAAGTAGGCCATCAGTTGGGTTGTGGCTCGAGAAGCCACTCTAGGCGGCTCCACGTTCTGCCAGATTCCCATGTACTCCGGCTTGTGCTGCGAGGTGAGGTTGCTCCAGTGAAAGACAGCCTTCGAACGATGGTGGCGTCGGATAAAGTTGATGCCCATGTTTCGAGGAGAGGGGCCCGAGCCGCGCAGCACGATGGCCCAAGGGATGGCGAGTTCGGCGCTCCATCCGGTTTCGGTGCGAATAGCCGCCGCCTGCCACTGTCCTCGCCATTCGCGCTTGGCAGCGGCGCCGCCGGCAATGTTCTCGCTGGTCGTTCCTAACGCATTGACCTTAAAGGTCGATATGTTATCCCATTGACGGGTGTAGAGCGGATCGATCCAGATTCCGACCCAATCTTCGCCGTCGAACGAGGCGTTGGGCCGGATCTCTCTAGCGACGATGCCGTCCGGCTGATCGTCCAGGCATTGAAAATGGATGTAGATGGCCTTTTCGTCATAGGTGATTTTGGCGATCGTTTGGGGCTGGGCCAGGTTGCCTGTAAAGGGGTCGAAGAAGTCTTCTGCCTGGGCGGCGGTTCGCCAGCACTCGTCGTCAGGGCTGCCATCGATGATGGGGGGCTGGTCGCACTTGACGCCCGGCAAAGGCCGGCCGGACGCGAGCCCAGCGACCGAGACGAGCAGAGCGACTATCAATAACGGCAATCGAAACACCCGGCAGGATACCTGAACAAGGGCTATGTGCCAAAGTGGGCGTCGAACGCTTGGAGCTTTTCTGACACTTTGACGGGGATTTGGACATAGGCGCCTGGCGGCGAATGGTGATTGAAAGCGAGGATGAGGTCGTTGATGCGCTTAAGGGCTTGATGATACTCTTTGCGGGCATCAGCGATGTTTGCAATGCGCGCCTTTTGGCAATCGTTCCAGATTTGCTCTGCCTTTGCCCGGGCGCCGTCGATTTCGCGCTGATGTTGAACCCAGTCGGGCACGGCCCCGGCGTTTTTGAGGATTCTGAGAGCGGCTCGCCACTCTGGAGGGATCATCCAGTCGGCGTCGATTTCCATTGGTTTGCCGTGGCCGGGCAGGTTGGCGAATTGGCCTTCCCGCACGGCCTCGTCGATCTTACGTTCGGCTATCAGGCGGATGGCTTGGCCTATGTCGCCGTTCATAAGAGGATTATACTGGACTTACGGCTCTGCGATGGGGTTCACGATGGTGTAGTGAATGTAGTTTGTCTCAATTGGAGCGGGACAGCCGCCGCCCGTAGTAGCAAATCCCATTCGAGTAATGCGCAGCACGCACGATCCGGGCATCTTTGCGTAGACCTGCACGTAGTACGAAGTCCAGGGCGGGGGCGGTCCGGGCACAGTTTCGACCGTTGCCTGGATGATGCTGCCCGTTTGGGGCGGTCCCGGGATGATCAGGGCGTTGCCTAGGGGCACGTCGGCATACCAGCCAATGGTGTGCGCGTGAGTACAGTCAGGGCAAGCATAGGCGCAACTAACGATCGGCAACCAGCCAGTGGTCACTTCGATCGTGCCGGCGAACCGATTGGTCAGAAGGCCTGAGACGGTAACCGCGCCGTCATGGACGCGCAGGGCAGCGGCGTTGGGGGTTCCCGGTGCGGATACCCCGTTGCCGTTTGCCCGCACACCGGCTCCTTCTGGATTGACGCCCAATGAAACGCCCCATGCGCCAAAGTAGGCGTCGTCGTCGTCGGCAGGCGCCACAAAGCCATAGGCTCCGGCCATGGAGGTGCCAAGATTGCCATAGTTGCCGCTTGCGGTATGTCGCCCATAAACGCCGAGGTAGTTGTCCGAAGTTCCATACACGCCGACGCCGTTTTCGCTTCTGCCGTTCACCCCCGTGCTCTCGGTGCCCAGTTCGCCCGTGTTGAAGGTGGACTGGTGTCGGCCATAAGCGCCGACGTCGGGCAGCCCAAGACCTCCGCGATTGCTGGAGGAAAGATTGAGTGCTGCTACGCCGGCGGCAAAGTCGCTAATGCCGTAGACCCCGCTTGAGGTTTGGCTATTGCCGAGCACGCCGAACTGGGTAGCGCTGTTGCCTTGGACGCCATGGCCGTCTGTGCTGCGGCCTAATACGCCTTGATTGTTGCGGGATACTCCAACGACGCCATGGCTGTTCGTGCTGCTTCCAGTAACGCCCACGCCGTTTCGGCTTTCGCCTCTTACCCCGTCGCCTCCTTGAGAAGTGTCGTCTGTGCCCCGCACGCCATAACTGGGCTCGCCGAGGCTTCCAAACGTGCCGCTGTCATTAACGCCATACACCGCGCTTCCAGCGCCCATAGCTCTCGCGCCGATAGCGTGGCCGGCGCCGGTGTTTGTAATGGCGAACAGCGTGATGATGTCGTCTCGGCTTTGAAAGAACGGCAGTCTGAGCTCGCCGGCAGTAGGATTTCCCCATGCTAAGCCGGTCTCTGTCATAGTAACGGCCTGTCCGACCCCTGCGCCAAGCGCATTCAGCTTTGCTATGGACACCGCGCCGTCGGCGAGCATATTGGTCTGCACCCCTTGGTTTGCGATGGAGAACGAATTGCCGGTCAGGCTAAGGCCGGCGCCCGCTGTGTAACTCTGTGCGGGCTGCCATGTGCCATTGCCGACGGAGTCTGACGTAAGGACATAGCCTGCAGATGGGGAAAGGGTGAGTTGAATGCGGCTGGTCTTTATCCCACCGATAAACTCTGCTGCCGGTCCGGAGCCTAAGGTTCTGACGACCATTGCAGGGTTCGCGCTGGCCGCGTTGAGCGACTCGAAGTAGGCGGCGTATCCGACGCCGTTGGTGTAAGCGTGGAGCGCGGCCGCACTGTTCGAACTGTTGTCGATCTGAAAGAGACCGGCCCGATCGGCGCCGCGAGTGTAAGCGAAGACGGCCGGCGAAGAGTTAGCCGCGTTGGTCATCTGCACTCGTAGGCCCCAACCCGTGCCGTTTGACAAGACATGAACGGCGGCGTTGGAATTGGTCGGATTGTCTACTTGGAAGAGCGCAGCGCGTCCGGCGCCCTGGGCAGTGATGGAAAAGGCGGTCGATGCGCCCGAATATCCGCCGCTGTAGGGCAGCAGCAGTCGCGAGGCCGTCGGGTGCGACCAAACAAGCCGAGCGCCGTCGAACGTGAGGCTCTGTCCTGCCAGCGCGCCCGATGTTTCGATCGAAAAGGTATTTCCGACCAAGCGAAGACCCTCGCCCGCCATGCCGATGTCGTCGATGCCGTCGGCAAATCCGGACGGGATGCCTGAAAGCCCGCTCCACGGGC from Armatimonadota bacterium carries:
- a CDS encoding DUF1992 domain-containing protein, producing MNGDIGQAIRLIAERKIDEAVREGQFANLPGHGKPMEIDADWMIPPEWRAALRILKNAGAVPDWVQHQREIDGARAKAEQIWNDCQKARIANIADARKEYHQALKRINDLILAFNHHSPPGAYVQIPVKVSEKLQAFDAHFGT